One Leucobacter muris DNA segment encodes these proteins:
- the hisG gene encoding ATP phosphoribosyltransferase, producing MLRIAVPNKGSLSEVAAEMLAEAGYSGRRDSRKLVHTDSRNGVEFFYLRPRDIATYVGSGALHVGITGRDLLLDSGSEASEVEALDFADSTFRFAAPAGGGISELEHLAGKRVATSYPKLVDDFLRARGIVSELVKLDGAVESAVQLGVADAVADVVSTGATLRAAGLEIFGPVILQSTAVLIGGPTEHADVERLLRRLRGVLVARKYVIMDYDLPVDQLDAATQVAGGIESPTVSPLKDERWVAVRVMVRADEANQVMDRLYDLGARAILVTAIHAARL from the coding sequence ATGCTGCGCATCGCCGTCCCCAACAAGGGATCGCTCTCCGAGGTCGCCGCCGAGATGCTCGCCGAGGCGGGCTATTCCGGCCGCCGGGACAGCCGCAAGCTCGTGCACACCGACAGCCGCAACGGCGTCGAGTTCTTCTATCTGCGGCCCCGGGACATCGCCACCTACGTGGGCTCGGGCGCACTCCACGTCGGCATCACCGGGCGGGACCTGCTGCTCGACTCGGGATCCGAGGCCTCCGAGGTCGAGGCGCTCGACTTCGCCGACTCGACGTTCCGCTTCGCGGCTCCCGCGGGCGGCGGCATCAGCGAGCTCGAGCACCTCGCGGGCAAGCGCGTCGCGACGAGCTACCCGAAGCTGGTCGACGACTTCCTGCGCGCGCGCGGCATCGTCTCCGAGCTCGTGAAGCTCGACGGGGCCGTGGAGTCGGCGGTGCAGCTGGGCGTGGCCGACGCCGTCGCCGACGTCGTCTCGACGGGCGCCACGCTGCGCGCCGCCGGTCTCGAGATCTTCGGGCCGGTGATCCTGCAGTCGACCGCCGTGCTCATCGGCGGCCCCACCGAGCACGCCGACGTCGAGCGCCTGCTGCGCCGTCTGCGGGGCGTGCTCGTCGCCCGCAAGTACGTGATCATGGACTACGACCTGCCCGTCGATCAGCTGGACGCGGCCACCCAGGTGGCGGGCGGCATCGAGTCGCCCACCGTGTCGCCGCTGAAGGACGAGCGCTGGGTCGCGGTGCGCGTGATGGTGCGCGCCGACGAGGCGAACCAGGTCATGGACCGGCTCTACGACCTCGGCGCGCGGGCGATCCTCGTGACCGCGATCCACGCCGCCCGCCTGTAG
- the hisI gene encoding phosphoribosyl-AMP cyclohydrolase, with protein sequence MTHPDPVPSDLVFSDDGLLPAIIQDDESGEVLMLAWMDREAIRRTLTSGRVTFWSRSRREYWRKGDTSGHRQYVRSVAMDCDGDTLLVRVVQLGAACHTGTRSCFTGRDIPALVGDPDRAGE encoded by the coding sequence ATGACCCACCCCGATCCTGTGCCGAGCGACCTCGTCTTCAGCGACGACGGCCTGCTGCCCGCCATCATCCAGGACGACGAGAGCGGCGAGGTGCTCATGCTCGCCTGGATGGATCGCGAGGCGATCCGCCGCACCCTCACGAGCGGCCGCGTGACGTTCTGGTCGCGGTCGCGCCGCGAGTACTGGCGCAAGGGCGACACCTCGGGCCACCGGCAGTACGTGCGCTCGGTCGCGATGGACTGCGACGGCGACACCCTGCTGGTGCGCGTCGTGCAACTGGGCGCGGCCTGCCACACCGGCACCCGCAGCTGCTTCACCGGCCGCGACATCCCCGCCCTCGTCGGCGACCCAGACCGGGCCGGGGAGTGA
- the hisF gene encoding imidazole glycerol phosphate synthase subunit HisF translates to MSIATRVIPCLDVAAGRVVKGVNFLNLRDAGDPVELAARYAEQGADELTFLDVTATVDDRSTTYEVVQRTAEQVFIPLTVGGGVRGVDDVARLLGVGADKVGINSGAIARPAVIGEIADRFGSQVLVLSLDVKRSPRTPSGFVVTTHGGKRETDLDALEWCREALDRGAGELLVNSMDADGTLAGFDLELTRRVRELSDVPVIASGGAGRLEHFAPAVEAGADAVLAASVFHDGTFTIGEVKRALAEAGVTVR, encoded by the coding sequence ATGAGCATCGCAACGCGCGTGATCCCGTGCCTCGACGTGGCCGCGGGCCGCGTCGTCAAGGGCGTGAACTTCCTCAACCTGCGCGACGCCGGCGACCCGGTCGAGCTCGCGGCGCGCTACGCCGAGCAGGGCGCCGACGAACTCACCTTCCTCGACGTGACCGCCACGGTCGACGACCGATCCACCACCTACGAGGTCGTGCAGCGCACCGCCGAGCAGGTGTTCATCCCGCTCACGGTGGGCGGCGGCGTTCGCGGCGTCGACGACGTGGCCCGCCTGCTGGGCGTGGGCGCCGACAAGGTCGGCATCAACAGCGGCGCCATCGCGAGGCCCGCGGTGATCGGCGAGATCGCGGATCGCTTCGGCTCCCAAGTCCTCGTGCTCTCGCTCGACGTGAAGCGCTCGCCGCGCACCCCGAGCGGCTTCGTGGTGACGACCCACGGCGGTAAACGGGAGACCGATCTCGACGCGCTGGAGTGGTGCCGCGAGGCGCTCGACCGCGGCGCGGGCGAGCTGCTCGTCAACTCGATGGACGCCGACGGCACGCTCGCCGGCTTCGATCTCGAGCTCACCCGCCGGGTGCGAGAGCTCTCCGACGTGCCCGTCATCGCCTCGGGCGGCGCCGGCAGGCTCGAGCACTTCGCCCCCGCCGTCGAGGCGGGCGCCGACGCCGTGCTCGCGGCGTCGGTCTTCCACGACGGCACGTTCACGATCGGCGAGGTGAAGCGCGCCCTCGCCGAAGCGGGGGTGACGGTACGGTAG
- the rpe gene encoding ribulose-phosphate 3-epimerase, giving the protein MTAQRINPSILSADFVNLQAELEAIATADLVHVDVMDNHFVPNLTMGPPIVERIQAVSPIPLDMHLMITDADRWAPGYAEMGAYSVTFHAEATGDPVRLARRIRDIGARAGIALKPGTDPEPYLELLPEFDQVLVMTVEPGFGGQSFMPDMMPKLRRFAEARRRSGLDVWLQVDGGISKDTIGIAAEAGADTFVAGSAVYGGVPEERIAELRRAAATHQH; this is encoded by the coding sequence GTGACCGCGCAGCGCATCAATCCGAGCATCCTCTCCGCCGACTTCGTCAACCTGCAGGCCGAACTCGAGGCCATCGCCACCGCCGACCTCGTGCACGTCGACGTCATGGACAATCATTTCGTGCCGAACCTCACCATGGGGCCGCCCATCGTCGAGCGCATCCAGGCGGTCTCGCCGATCCCGCTCGACATGCACCTCATGATCACCGACGCCGACCGCTGGGCGCCGGGATACGCCGAGATGGGCGCCTACTCGGTCACGTTCCACGCCGAGGCCACCGGAGATCCGGTGCGGCTCGCCCGCCGCATCCGCGATATCGGCGCCCGGGCGGGCATCGCGCTCAAACCCGGCACCGATCCCGAGCCCTACCTCGAGTTGCTGCCCGAGTTCGACCAGGTGCTCGTGATGACCGTCGAGCCGGGGTTCGGCGGGCAGTCGTTCATGCCCGACATGATGCCCAAGCTGCGCCGCTTCGCCGAGGCGAGGCGGCGGTCGGGTCTCGACGTGTGGCTGCAGGTCGACGGGGGCATCTCGAAGGACACGATCGGGATCGCGGCGGAGGCCGGTGCGGACACCTTCGTGGCGGGGTCGGCGGTCTACGGCGGCGTTCCGGAGGAACGGATCGCGGAGCTGCGGCGTGCCGCAGCGACTCATCAGCACTGA
- a CDS encoding phosphoribosyl-ATP diphosphatase — MKSFDDLFAELTEKAATRPEGSGTVQQLDAGVHAIGKKVVEEAAEVWMSAEYESDDACAEEISQLLYHLQVLMLAKGLKLEDVYKHL, encoded by the coding sequence GTGAAATCGTTCGATGACCTGTTCGCCGAGTTGACCGAGAAGGCCGCCACCCGGCCGGAGGGAAGCGGCACCGTCCAGCAGCTCGACGCCGGCGTGCACGCCATCGGCAAGAAGGTGGTCGAGGAGGCCGCCGAGGTCTGGATGTCGGCCGAGTACGAGAGCGACGACGCCTGCGCCGAGGAGATCAGCCAGCTGCTCTACCATCTGCAGGTGCTGATGCTCGCCAAGGGGCTGAAGCTCGAGGACGTCTACAAACACCTCTGA
- a CDS encoding anthranilate synthase component I: MTLTTTRAAFDAARASHAVIPVCREVFADADTPVSIYRKVAASRPGTFLLESAEQGGVWTRFSFVGAGSFGVLGERDGRAHWAATAEAGGDRADRGARAIDEQRLLPGGVSGLAPVEALRAVYERWRAPQVPGLPPLASGFVGYLGWETVRQFERLEHGPSEGPGLPTQGLSFVSELVVIDHREGSVVLLANVLNDEALGDAPHATADEQWDDAQTRLDELQHSLAAPSPSPLGVLDHEALPDPTRLSTSAEFMAAVERAKRYIVDGDIFQVVPSQRFDQRCDADPLDVYRVLRHLNPSPYLYLLQLTDREGEPFAVVGSSPEALVTVQESGHVMTHPIAGSRPRGATVDADQQHERDLLADEKERAEHLMLVDLARNDLLRVCEPASVEVTEFMRIERFSHIMHIVSTVEGRTREGQNPVDVFRATFPAGTLSGAPKPRALEIIDELEPVQRGVYGGVVGYFGLGGAADLAIAIRTATIKGGVATVQAGAGIVADSVPETEDAECSSKAAAPLRAIAIANTLRDLETANGGADAS, translated from the coding sequence GTGACACTGACGACCACGCGCGCCGCCTTCGACGCCGCGCGCGCCTCCCACGCCGTGATCCCCGTCTGCCGTGAGGTCTTCGCGGATGCCGACACCCCCGTCAGCATCTACCGCAAGGTCGCGGCCTCGCGCCCCGGCACGTTCCTGCTGGAGTCGGCGGAGCAGGGCGGCGTGTGGACCCGGTTCAGCTTCGTGGGGGCGGGCAGCTTCGGCGTGCTGGGGGAGCGCGACGGGCGCGCCCACTGGGCCGCCACCGCCGAAGCGGGCGGCGACCGCGCCGACCGGGGCGCCCGCGCCATCGACGAGCAGCGCCTGCTGCCCGGCGGTGTGAGCGGCCTCGCGCCCGTCGAGGCCCTGCGCGCCGTCTACGAGCGCTGGCGAGCCCCGCAGGTGCCGGGGCTGCCGCCGCTCGCGAGCGGCTTCGTCGGATATCTCGGCTGGGAGACGGTGCGCCAGTTCGAGCGCCTCGAGCACGGCCCGAGCGAGGGCCCCGGCCTGCCCACCCAGGGCCTCAGCTTCGTCTCCGAGCTCGTCGTCATCGACCACCGCGAGGGCAGCGTGGTGCTGCTCGCGAACGTGCTCAACGACGAGGCCCTCGGCGACGCGCCGCACGCTACCGCCGACGAGCAGTGGGACGACGCCCAGACCCGGCTCGACGAACTGCAGCACTCGCTCGCAGCCCCCTCGCCGTCGCCCCTCGGCGTGCTCGACCACGAGGCGCTGCCCGACCCGACGCGGCTCTCGACCAGCGCCGAGTTCATGGCGGCCGTCGAACGCGCGAAGCGCTACATCGTCGACGGAGACATCTTCCAGGTCGTGCCCTCGCAGCGCTTCGACCAGCGCTGCGACGCCGACCCCCTCGATGTCTACCGGGTGCTGCGCCACCTCAACCCGAGCCCCTACCTCTACCTGCTGCAGCTCACCGACCGCGAGGGCGAGCCGTTCGCCGTCGTCGGATCGAGCCCCGAGGCGCTCGTCACCGTGCAGGAGAGCGGGCACGTGATGACGCACCCCATCGCCGGATCGAGGCCCCGCGGAGCCACCGTCGACGCCGACCAGCAGCACGAGCGCGACCTGCTCGCCGACGAGAAGGAGCGGGCCGAGCACCTCATGCTCGTCGACCTCGCCCGCAACGACCTGCTGCGCGTGTGCGAGCCCGCAAGCGTCGAGGTGACCGAGTTCATGCGCATCGAGCGCTTCAGTCACATCATGCACATCGTCTCCACCGTCGAGGGCCGCACCCGCGAGGGCCAGAACCCCGTCGACGTGTTCCGGGCCACCTTCCCGGCGGGAACCCTCAGCGGAGCGCCCAAGCCGCGCGCACTCGAGATCATCGACGAACTCGAACCCGTGCAGCGCGGCGTCTACGGCGGCGTGGTCGGCTACTTCGGCCTCGGGGGAGCGGCGGATCTCGCCATCGCCATCCGCACCGCGACCATCAAGGGCGGCGTCGCGACGGTGCAGGCCGGCGCAGGCATCGTCGCCGACTCCGTGCCCGAGACCGAGGACGCGGAGTGCAGCAGCAAGGCCGCAGCGCCCCTCCGGGCGATCGCGATCGCCAACACGCTGCGCGACCTCGAGACCGCGAACGGCGGCGCCGATGCGAGCTAA
- a CDS encoding HGxxPAAW family protein, translated as MSTQHGDPGHGDSPAAWTAVVVMLLGIAAGTVFFFLHNATMVWVCAGVVVVGWILGWILSKAGFGVNGPRFSPKSHD; from the coding sequence ATGAGTACCCAGCACGGAGACCCTGGTCACGGTGACTCGCCCGCCGCATGGACGGCGGTCGTGGTGATGCTGCTCGGCATCGCAGCCGGCACCGTCTTCTTCTTCCTGCACAACGCGACCATGGTGTGGGTGTGCGCCGGTGTGGTCGTCGTCGGCTGGATCCTCGGCTGGATCCTCTCCAAGGCCGGCTTCGGCGTGAACGGCCCGCGTTTCAGCCCCAAGTCCCACGACTGA
- a CDS encoding Trp biosynthesis-associated membrane protein yields MRAKPLSLAGIALAGGLALLAGSQTWISFMLDGTHSVETVTGHDVNAALSPVSIAIVAAALALTIAGPIFRRVLGGLVALLGAGLVALTSTALLSPAGAISGRVTELTGITGGDGGSAVIWSSLSGWAWACAAAGLIAAVLGIAVIVTGGRWGAAGRKYDSAKQAPAAGAPDRISDWDALSEGGDPTSSE; encoded by the coding sequence ATGCGAGCTAAGCCCCTCTCCCTCGCCGGGATCGCACTCGCGGGCGGCCTCGCGCTGCTCGCGGGATCGCAGACCTGGATCTCCTTCATGCTCGACGGCACGCACTCGGTCGAAACCGTCACCGGCCACGACGTCAACGCGGCGCTGTCGCCCGTATCGATCGCGATCGTCGCCGCTGCACTCGCGCTCACGATCGCCGGGCCGATCTTCCGCCGCGTGCTCGGCGGGCTCGTAGCCCTGCTCGGGGCCGGGCTCGTCGCCCTCACCTCGACCGCGCTGCTGTCCCCGGCCGGTGCGATCTCGGGGCGCGTCACCGAACTCACCGGCATCACGGGCGGCGACGGGGGCTCCGCAGTGATCTGGAGCAGCCTGTCCGGCTGGGCATGGGCGTGCGCGGCCGCAGGGCTCATCGCCGCCGTGCTCGGCATCGCGGTCATCGTCACCGGCGGCCGCTGGGGCGCGGCCGGCCGCAAATACGACTCCGCGAAACAGGCCCCCGCCGCGGGCGCGCCCGACCGCATCTCCGACTGGGACGCGCTGTCCGAAGGCGGTGACCCGACTTCGTCGGAGTGA